In the genome of Hemitrygon akajei unplaced genomic scaffold, sHemAka1.3 Scf000043, whole genome shotgun sequence, one region contains:
- the LOC140720458 gene encoding C-type lectin domain family 4 member E-like has protein sequence METKYRSVNEIKAQICELLTSRREQPCSKYWFRNKDRCYYASTFEASFRKAVHECSNRYSRLLRINSWDEARFIFRSPIPRNITYWVGKCDSRNGGFDLLYMVPSGRSSCSECKPNRRGEHCIFHQHHFICEKSAPYSPDIPEKIQVLCQQPGEPT, from the exons atggaaacgaagtatagatctgtcaacgaaatcaaggctcaaatctgtgaattgttgaccagcagaagag AGCAACCGTGTTCCAAATACTGGTTCAGAAATAAAGACAGGTGTTATTACGCATCCACGTTTGAAGCATCATTCCGCAAAGCAGTCCATGAATGCTCAAACCGTTATTCAAGGCTGCTCAGAATTAATTCATGGGATGAAGCG CGTTTTATTTTTCGATCTCCTATCCCCCGAAACATCACTTACTGGGTTGGAAAATGCGATAGCAG GAATGGTGGTTTTGATCTGCTGTACATGGTGCCTTCAGGAAGGTCCTCCTGCAGTGAATGTAAACCAAATAGAAGGGGTGAACATTGCATTTTCCATCAACACcatttcatctgcgagaagtccGCACCCTACAGCCCagatattcctgaaaagatccaggtTCTCTGTCAACAGCCCGGAGAGCCGACTTGA